Proteins co-encoded in one Oncorhynchus masou masou isolate Uvic2021 chromosome 22, UVic_Omas_1.1, whole genome shotgun sequence genomic window:
- the LOC135508999 gene encoding troponin I, slow skeletal muscle-like has protein sequence MAMLMAEKEQKVIDRESTLSERVPALNLSGLSIQDLQTLCKELHQKIDVVDEERYDIAMKVSKSDAEIENLTMKIIELKGKKRPQLKRVRVSAEAMMGALLGAKIKESVDFKANLKTVKKEEEKKEEVSDWRKNVDAMSGMEGRKKMFTAS, from the exons ATGGCTATGTTGATGGCTGAAAAGGAGCAGAAGGTGATTGACAGAGAAAGCACACTGAGTGAACGAGTCCCAGCACTCAACCTCTCTGGGCTGTCTATACAGGACCTGCAG ACTCTTTGTAAAGAACTGCACCAGAAAATTGATGTTGTTGATGAAGAGCGGTACGACATCGCAATGAAAGTCTCCAAAAGTGACGCAGAG ATTGAAAATCTGACCATGAAGATCATTGAGCTGAAGGGCAAGAAGCGACCTCAGCTGAAGAGGGTGAGAGTATCAGCTGAAGCCATGATGGGGGCCCTGCTGGGAGCCAAGATCAAAGAGTCTGTCGACTTCAAGGCCAACCTCAAGACTGTCaagaaggaagaggagaag AAAGAGGAGGTGAGTGATTGGCGTAAGAATGTGGATGCCATGTCTGGCATGGAGGGCAGAAAGAAGATGTTCACTGCTTCCTAA
- the LOC135508998 gene encoding troponin I, slow skeletal muscle-like, which yields MLEVEVEEKKRERDEALSERVPPLKLSGLSVEELQDLCRDLHHKIDVVDEERYDVGLKVTKNDKEIHDLGLKIIELQSKFKKPNLKRVKISAEAMLSVLLGSKHKETIDFKSNLKTVKKPEEKKEEVTDWRQNVDAMSGMEGRKKMFDA from the exons ATGCTAGAGgttgaggtggaggagaagaagagagaaagagatgaagcTCTGTCTGAGAGAGTCCCTCCTCTCAAACTGTCTGGCTTGTCTGTGGAGGAGCTCCAG GATTTGTGCAGAGATCTGCACCATAAGATCGATGTGGTAGATGAGGAGCGATATGACGTGGGACTCAAAGTTACCAAAAATGACAAGGAG ATCCATGATTTAGGACTAAAGATCATTGAGCTGCAGAGCAAATTCAAGAAGCCAAACCTGAAGAGGGTGAAGATCTCAGCTGAAGCCATGCTCAGTGTTCTGCTTGGCTCCAAGCATAAGGAGACCATCGACTTCAAGTCCAACCTCAAGACAGTCAAGAAACCAGAGGAGAAG AAAGAAGAGGTCACCGACTGGCGTCAAAATGTGGATGCCATGTCTGGCATGGAGGGCAGAAAGAAGATGTTTGACGCTTGA
- the bpgm gene encoding bisphosphoglycerate mutase, with translation MSKYKVFVMRHGEGAWTKENRFCSWVDQRLSEDGVKEALACGHLLKEAGYQLDVVFTSLLSRSIHTAWLLLEAMGQEWVPVVRTWRLNERHYGALIGLNRAEMALNHGEEQVKQWRRSYDLTPPPIDESHPYFLEIYNDRRYSTCDVSKEFLPKSESLKDVLERLQPYWDGTIVPEIKRGKLVLISGHGNSCRALLKHLEGISDADIVNVTLPTGTPILIELDENFRPTKPMQLLGDQKAIQAAIRKVEDQGKVKQTA, from the exons ATGTCAAAGTACAAAGTCTTTGTGatgaggcatggagaaggagccTGGACCAAAGAGAACCGCTTCTGCAGCTGGGTGGACCAGAGGCTGAGTGAGGACGGGGTCAAGGAGGCTTTGGCGTGCGGTCACCTCCTGAAGGAAGCAGGCTACCAGCTGGATGTAGTATTTACCTCCCTGCTCAGCCGATCCATCCACACAGCCTGGCTGTTGTTGGAAGCCATGGGGCAGGAGTGGGTCCCCGTGGTCAGGACGTGGAGACTCAACGAGCGCCATTATGGTGCTCTGATCGGGCTGAATAGAGCTGAGATGGCCCTAAACCACGGTGAGGAGCAGGTgaaacagtggaggaggagcTATGACCTCACGCCGCCCCCTATCGACGAATCACACCCTtacttcctggagatctacaaTGACCGCCGGTATTCTACCTGTGATGTGTCTAAAGAGTTTCTTCCGAAGTCAGAGAGCCTGAAGGATGTCTTAGAGAGGCTCCAGCCATACTGGGACGGCACCATTGTGCCGGAGATCAAACGGGGGAAATTGGTGCTCATCTCTGGGCATGGGAATAGCTGCAGGGCCCTGCTGAAACACCTGGAAG GTATATCAGATGCTGATATCGTCAATGTGACGTTACCCACTGGGACACCCATTCTGATTGAGCTGGATGAGAACTTCCGGCCCACCAAACCCATGCAGCTCCTGGGAGACCAGAAAGCCATCCAGGCAGCCATCAGGAAGGTGGAGGACCAGGGTAAGGTCAAACAAACAGCCTGA